A stretch of the Salminus brasiliensis chromosome 23, fSalBra1.hap2, whole genome shotgun sequence genome encodes the following:
- the LOC140546236 gene encoding macrophage mannose receptor 1-like translates to MTQTEARAACRANYTDLVTVCSEEDNTALINLTKTYSKVWIGLQRDETDLTFSSHLITQSLTWYEAQTYCRKNYTDLVSIRDQDQNEAVKIKGGNISMSFWIGLLRDDWEWTDGGHSAYMSVNVSLESPLDYCKKENISPVFSPAQQGCLRTFHLIGMNMTQTEARAACRANYTDLVTVYDVEDITALINLTGIGSAWTGLYRNPVQSSTKWSNGDEVTFSALSGDCGSGPCCAAMKADGSWESLLCSVKRNFMCYKQDETDLTFSYHLILQSLTWYEAQTYCRRNYTDLVSIRDQDQNEAVKIKGMNSTTPFWIGLLRDDWEWAAGGRSAYRNWWDGQPGPFPSNCVKLVSGKLYSVPCSNTGPALCYSSKS, encoded by the exons ATGACTCAGACTGAAGCTcgagcagcttgcagagccaacTACACTGACCTGGTCACTGTGTGCAGTGAAGAAGACAACACTGCACTGATTAATCTGACTAAAACTTACAGTAAAGTCTGGATTGGTCTGCAGCGCG ATGAGACTGACCTCACCTTCAGCTCTCATCTAATCACTCAGTCTCTGACCTGGTATGAAGCTCAGACTTACTGCAGGAAGAACTACACTGATCTGGTCAGCATCAGAGATCAGGACCAGAATGAAGCAGTGAAGATAAAAGGAGGGAACATCAGTATGTCCTTCTGGATCGGCCTGCTGCGTGATGACTGGGAGTGGACTGATGGAGGACACTCTGCTTACA tgtctgtaaatgtcAGCTTGGAGAGCCCTCTGGACTACTGTAAGAAAG AGaacatttctccagtcttttcTCCTGCACAACAAGGCTGTCTCAGAACTTTCCATCTCATTGGGATGAACATGACTCAGACTGAAGCTcgagcagcttgcagagccaacTACACTGACCTGGTCactgtgtacgatgtggaagacATCACTGCACTGATTAATCTGACTGGTATCGGTTCTGCCTGGACTGGTCTGTACCGGaatccagtccagtccagtacTAAATGGTCTAATGGTGATGAAGTTACCTTCAGTGCTCTGTCAGGAGACTGTGGGTCAGGGCCGTGCTGTGCTGCTATGAAGGCTGATGGTTCATGGGAAAGTCTTCTGTGCTCAGTGAAAAGGAATTTCATGTGTTATAAACAAG ATGAGACTGATCTCACCTTCAGCTATCATCTGATCCTTCAGTCTCTGACCTGGTATGAAGCTCAGACTTACTGCAGGAGGAACTACACTGATCTGGTCAGCATCAGAGATCAGGACCAGAATGAAGCAGTGAAGATTAAAGGGATGAACAGCACCACGCCCTTCTGGATCGGCCTGCTGCGTGATGACTGGGAGTGGGCTGCTGGAGGACGCTCTGCTTACAGAAACTGGTGGGATGGTCAGCCTGGGCCTTTCCCAtcaaactgtgtaaaactagTATCAGGAAAGTTGTATTCAGTGCCGTGCAGTAATACTGGACCTGCTCTGTGCTACAGCAGTAAGTCctga